One region of Haladaptatus cibarius D43 genomic DNA includes:
- a CDS encoding Lrp/AsnC family transcriptional regulator, which yields MKLDDTDRAILKALQNDARTPFSEIARQIDMSSATVHDRVNRMEEAGVITGYHANVNPKEISLGISAFIGLRVEQGREKDTLKKLENIDGIQEVHLTTGSWDVMARVYAENADSLRELMFDRIAQMDGFSRSQTMVVLGSPFESEELPLSIDNEE from the coding sequence ATGAAGCTGGATGATACGGACCGCGCTATTCTCAAAGCACTCCAAAACGACGCACGAACGCCGTTCAGCGAAATCGCCCGCCAAATCGACATGTCCAGTGCGACAGTTCACGACCGAGTCAACCGGATGGAAGAAGCAGGCGTAATCACCGGCTATCACGCCAACGTAAACCCGAAGGAAATCTCGCTCGGCATCTCTGCCTTCATCGGCCTTCGCGTCGAACAGGGTCGAGAAAAAGACACCCTGAAAAAGCTCGAAAACATCGACGGGATTCAGGAAGTGCATCTCACGACAGGGTCGTGGGACGTGATGGCGCGCGTGTACGCCGAAAACGCGGATAGTCTTCGCGAACTGATGTTCGACAGAATCGCCCAGATGGACGGCTTTTCGCGTTCCCAGACGATGGTCGTCCTCGGGTCGCCGTTCGAAAGCGAAGAACTGCCGCTTTCAATCGACAACGAAGAGTAA
- a CDS encoding DUF63 family protein, whose product MDTASEGIDNERTWAGAIAAAIVALVGGALAFPKQVYDGFIWHYFWGPVVADAKNAPCAVREDGTTRLVSDAGTCATLPEPVAEPGYTLVSEIGYAVTLIVALVGLVFLLRRLGIGRDKSLFYALFPFMLFGGALRVVEDADNALQQVGGGAIPFPWNTLIISPIIYFTVFAITLLAVVVSVTAARKGILDGYEYSLAGIGTVVLAATIGYLFYLTVTTEVVGFYPQILTVVLVGATVVTALTWLAIERFEPGINAGTGAIGAVIIWGHAVDGVANVAVLDWALELGLAGEYTAKHPVNQGIVDITSSVLPSSITSVIGTAWPFLLVKIVAAVAVVWVFDEQIFEESPRYAILLLIAILAVGLGPGTRDMLRAAFGI is encoded by the coding sequence ATGGATACCGCAAGCGAAGGAATCGACAACGAACGGACGTGGGCGGGTGCCATCGCCGCCGCCATCGTCGCACTGGTCGGTGGTGCGCTCGCGTTCCCGAAACAGGTGTACGACGGCTTTATTTGGCACTACTTTTGGGGGCCGGTGGTCGCCGACGCGAAAAACGCACCGTGTGCAGTCCGCGAAGATGGAACGACGAGACTCGTCTCCGACGCCGGAACCTGCGCGACACTTCCGGAACCAGTTGCGGAACCGGGCTACACCCTCGTCTCCGAAATCGGCTATGCCGTGACGCTCATCGTCGCACTGGTCGGACTCGTGTTCCTCCTCCGCCGACTCGGCATCGGACGGGACAAGAGTCTCTTCTATGCCCTCTTTCCTTTCATGCTGTTCGGCGGGGCACTCCGAGTCGTCGAGGACGCCGACAACGCACTCCAGCAGGTCGGCGGCGGTGCGATTCCGTTCCCGTGGAACACGCTCATCATCAGCCCGATAATCTACTTCACCGTCTTCGCTATCACGCTCCTTGCCGTCGTCGTGAGCGTCACAGCGGCCCGCAAGGGAATTCTCGACGGGTACGAATATTCCCTCGCTGGAATCGGGACGGTGGTGCTCGCGGCCACGATTGGCTATCTGTTCTATCTCACCGTCACGACCGAGGTGGTCGGCTTCTATCCACAAATTCTCACCGTCGTCCTCGTCGGTGCGACGGTGGTCACCGCGCTTACGTGGTTGGCAATCGAGCGATTCGAACCCGGTATCAACGCCGGAACCGGGGCTATCGGCGCGGTCATCATCTGGGGTCACGCCGTTGACGGCGTGGCCAACGTCGCCGTCCTCGACTGGGCGCTTGAACTCGGACTCGCGGGCGAGTACACCGCGAAACACCCGGTTAATCAGGGAATCGTGGACATCACGTCGTCAGTTCTCCCGAGTTCGATAACGTCGGTTATCGGCACCGCGTGGCCGTTCTTGCTCGTGAAAATCGTCGCCGCGGTCGCCGTTGTCTGGGTGTTCGACGAGCAAATCTTCGAAGAAAGTCCACGCTATGCGATTCTCTTGCTCATTGCAATTCTGGCAGTCGGTCTGGGTCCCGGCACGCGCGACATGCTCCGGGCGGCGTTCGGAATCTAG